The following are encoded together in the Lathyrus oleraceus cultivar Zhongwan6 chromosome 3, CAAS_Psat_ZW6_1.0, whole genome shotgun sequence genome:
- the LOC127132710 gene encoding cysteine-tryptophan domain-containing zinc finger protein 3, whose translation MISAGDRDEIKGLGLGLGLGLGRRREMVESELEEGEAYSYQNREDYDATVDPDVALSYIDDKIQDVLGHFQKDFEGGVSAENLGAKFGGYGSFLPTYQRSPAWTHPRTPHKNHTQNSPRSPNNFNSEIGQGDAVQCSAGAQLSRLGPGSATSSRLSAIKGLSLDDGTNHEKCPAITNAEALNSKYDSLNTKAGSISDQKPLKVRIKNAAIYSGLGLDVSPSPSPDDSPSESEGISRGHLDDPFEFPTSIIKIMTTLPKLLSPLPDDLIELIEKEMRTRDSIPGLVHIDDKESSGMLPNESNAVKGDRKLFGGKRVKSLQGYESSMEVKGFNKKNTRNDVGGSSRKEQNADALNMEELVSKTMKNPLLSNSYPFCDDPVKDADGPCNSLKEAKGAVKEKTLSDQAQKEQVDHASAEVNGFSERAKGGSGRKVVGDKVLLDDTIKAESNVSKVRTTSNTECVEQPPKTVNQRGSLGEQDSTALPFLTEHPYPGGKKKSKGMHDTMVIEREKENLKVGSSLIPKPKRSSDDSYTSKNGIEDVKVKVQTSKNGIEDVKVQKSSEKARDAYRDFFGELEEDEDKFDSLETPYEDKPKESEAAVRSVAETNLGAKERSGGKKIDKPLAAEVNAKTATNGWCTGSAPSTVVGNGNGVPAMLPPVEMEDNWVQCDRCHKWRLLPAGKNPESLPEKWLCSMLNWLPDMNRCSFSEDETTKALFSLYQGHSLDAQNNLQNVSGSILVSGTGATLQHPGQRQLNNDMHAAPGGKKKVVKEISNSSNKEGVSQYSHSIKKNPQSSVKSRSLNDVNKSPVVSEADAPGEKHKNKPRMPEYNSDRGDVKNMKSRRDPDEDGSRPSKKSKTDLVQSADKEWIPEQNGTSRKVNHSSNNTLPTTSAGKDRSRQRERSSSSDSKFGKDRPPVSAEKRKDKGRDSLDEGSLDLGNYGSNGSVKKRKLKDYQDAQTRSTGNPFPHESRTSEQEFSDSRKEKKARNSRSEGKESSASKGSGRTDKKVGHTKNHSSKQNPGSNHSHRSMDGMESSKRDSGSVQVSVAATSSSSKVSGSHKTKASFQEMKGSPVESVSSSPLRILSTDKFSNREVMGKDVPRDIAAVDSPKRCLDGEDDGASDRSETARKEKSFSMAHRSVFQGKGVNHISDTKPKAQTTSHYTNGSAEIMAPNGTYPGAEQIKDQGEDRTGVHYANASVSHARKTGMESDLEENKQGCKSEPPEVKVKSSSSPSQLPDQSPLCETKRRDGKVKLQDKFGLKPDQNENIHASKKDLTGKNESRKKENHGKRERDSQEVRVEALSKWEPLHAPSKNQLADCDAERSSKRSLLERPDQEVLGKGKSQVEILSHCPRPVAGSHRVNGDMEVDPSKADDASKLQKKQLKKADHQNGTQQIGSKNHAVNGHRSKELDAPSPLRKDSYTHAANNAVREAKDLKHLADRLKNSGSAHESTNLYFQAALKFLHGASLLESGNNDNAKHSEMIQSKQMYSSTAKLCEFCAHEYEKSKDMASAALAYKCTEVAYMRVIYSSHTSASRDRYELQTALQMTPLGESPSSSASDVDNVNNSTAADKVALSKSVNSPHVAGNHVIAARSRPNFVRILGYAQDVNFAMEASRKSRNAFAAADASMGVGKNADGISSIKKALDFSFQDVEGLLRLVRLAVEVIHR comes from the exons GATGAcaaaattcaagatgtccttGGACACTTTCAGAAAGATTTTGAAGGCGGGGTGTCCGCAGAGAATCTGG GGGCGAAATTTGGTGGTTATGGATCGTTTTTGCCTACCTATCAGCGCTCTCCTGCTTGGACTCATCCAAGAACTCCACATAAAAATCATACTCAAAATTCGCCTAGATCTCCGAATAacttcaattcagag ATTGGACAAGGGGATGCTGTACAATGTTCAGCTGGAGCTCAATTATCAAGACTTGGACCTGGTTCTGCTACTTCCTCGAGGCTGTCTGCAATAAAGGGACTCTCTTTAGATGATGGAACCAATCACGAAAAATGTCCGGCAATAACTAATGCCGAGGCATTAAATTCTAAGTACGATTCTCTAAACACGAAAGCCGGCAGCATATCAGACCAGAAACCACTGAAAGTTCGAATCAAAAATGCTGCTATATACAGTGGACTTGGTCTTGATGTGTCACCGTCTCCATCACCGGATGACAGCCCCTCAGAAAGTGAAGGAATTTCTCGTGGTCATCTAGACGATCCCTTTGAATTTCCTACCAGTATCATTAAG ATTATGACAACCCTCCCTAAGCTGTTGTCGCCCCTTCCTGATGATCTCATTGAATTAATTGAGAAGGAAATGCGTACTAGAGACAGCATCCCCGGTCTTGTTCATATTGATGACAAAGAAAGTTCCGGCATGTTACCAAATGAATCTAATGCTGTAAAAGGTGACAGAAAATTGTTCGGAGGGAAAAGAGTGAAGTCCCTACAGGGTTATGAGTCCTCGATGGAAGTCAAGGGTTTCAATAAGAAGAACACTCGTAATGATGTTGGAGGGTCGTCAAGGAAAGAACAAAATGCAGATGCATTGAATATGGAGGAACTGGTCTCAAAAACCATGAAAAATCCACTTTTGTCCAATTCATATCCTTTCTGCGATGATCCGGTAAAGGACGCAGATGGGCCATGTAATTCGTTGAAGGAAGCCAAGGGTGCGGTGAAGGAGAAAACTTTGTCGGACCAAGCACAAAAGGAACAGGTGGATCACGCATCTGCGGAAGTGAATGGTTTTTCTGAGAGGGCAAAAGGAGGTTCTGGAAGGAAAGTTGTGGGTGATAAGGTTTTGCTTGATGACACAATAAAAGCTGAATCTAATGTTTCCAAAGTTAGGACAACATCAAACACTGAATGTGTAGAACAACCTCCTAAGACGGTTAATCAGAGAGGTAGCCTGGGCGAACAAGACAGTACGGCATTGCCTTTCTTGACGGAACATCCTTATCCCGGGGGAAAGAAGAAGTCAAAGGGAATGCATGACACCATGGTTATAGAGAGGGAAAAAGAAAACCTGAAGGTTGGATCCTCTTTGATTCCCAAACCAAAAAGGAGTTCTGATGATAGTTATACATCAAAAAATGGAATTGAAGATGTCAAAGTCAAAGTACAAACATCAAAAAATGGAATTGAAGATGTCAAAGTACAAAAGAGTTCTGAAAAGGCTAGGGATGCTTATAGAGATTTCTTTGGAGAATTGGAAGAAGATGAAGACAAATTTGATTCACTGGAAACCCCTTATGAAGATAAACCGAAGGAATCTGAGGCAGCTGTGAGGAGTGTGGCTGAAACAAATCTTGGAGCAAAGGAGAGATCAGGTGGTAAGAAAATTGATAAGCCATTGGCAGCAGAAGTAAACGCTAAAACAGCCACAAATGGCTGGTGCACTGGAAGTGCGCCTAGTACTGTTGTGGGAAATGGAAATGGGGTTCCTGCGATGTTGCCTCCTGTTGAGATGGAAGATAATTGGGTACAGTGTGACAGGTGTCATAAATGGCGTCTTCTTCCTGCTGGCAAAAATCCTGAAAGCCTACCTGAAAAGTGGCTGTGTAGCATGCTTAATTGGCT GCCTGACATGAATCGATGTAGTTTTAGTGAGGATGAAACCACTAAAGCCCTTTTTTCTCTATACCAAGGGCATTCTCTTGATGCTCAAAACAACCTGCAAAATGTCTCGGGAAGTATTCTGGTATCAGGAACTGGGGCAACTTTGCAGCATCCTGGTCAACGCCAGCTAAATAATGATATGCATGCTGCGCCTGGTGGGAAGAAAAAAGTTGTGAAAGAAATTTCAAATTCTTCAAATAAAGAAGGCGTTTCTCAATATTCTCATTCTATAAAGAAAAACCCTCAGTCATCAGTGAAAAGTCGGAGCTTAAATGACGTGAACAAATCTCCTGTTGTGAGTGAGGCTGATGCTCCAGGGGAGAAACACAAAAATAAGCCGAGGATGCCGGAGTACAATTCTGATAGAG GTGATGTGAAGAATATGAAAAGCAGGAGGGATCCTGATGAAGATGGTTCGAGGCCATCCAAGAAAAGTAAGACTGACTTGGTTCAATCTGCTGATAAAGAGTGGATTCCAGAACAGAATGGAACCTCTAGGAAGGTCAATCATAGCTCAAACAACACTTTGCCAACTACTTCAGCTGGCAAAGATCGATCTAGACAGAGAGAACGCTCCTCTTCGAGTGACTCCAAATTCGGAAAGGACAGGCCGCCGGTTTCTGCTGAAAAGAGAAAAGACAAGGGTCGGGATTCCTTGGATGAGGGGTCCCTAGATTTGGGGAATTATGGTTCTAATGGTAGTGTAAAAAAGAGGAAATTGAAGGACTATCAGGATGCTCAAACTCGTAGCACAGGTAATCCTTTCCCACACGAGAGTAGAACTTCTGAGCAGGAGTTCAGTGACTCCAGGAAGGAAAAGAAAGCAAGAAATTCAAGATCTGAAGGCAAAGAATCAAGTGCTAGTAAAGGCAGTGGCAGGACTGACAAAAAAGTTGGTCATACAAAGAACCATAGTTCCAAGCAAAATCCTGGGAGCAATCATTCACATCGGAGCATGGATGGCATGGAAAGTTCGAAAAGGGACTCGGGGTCCGTACAGGTTTCTGTTGCGGCCACATCCAGCTCTTCTAAGGTCTCTGGCTCACATAAAACCAAAGCCAGCTTCCAGGAAATGAAGGGCTCCCCTGTGGAATCAGTTTCCTCCTCGCCTTTAAGAATTTTAAGTACAGATAAGTTTTCAAACAGAGAAGTTATGGGGAAAGATGTGCCTCGTGATATTGCTGCTGTGGATAGTCCGAAAAGATGCTTAGACGGGGAAGATGATGGTGCAAGTGATCGTTCGGAAACAGCTAGGAAGGAAAAATCTTTCTCCATGGCCCACAGGTCAGTTTTTCAGGGCAAGGGTGTTAATCACATATCAGATACTAAGCCTAAAGCGCAAACAACCAGCCATTATACCAATGGTAGTGCTGAAATTATGGCCCCGAATGGGACATATCCAGGTGCAGAGCAGATTAAGGATCAGGGCGAAGACAGGACTGGTGTTCATTATGCTAACGCTAGTGTGTCTCACGCAAGGAAAACTGGCATGGAATCAGATTTGGAGGAAAACAAGCAGGGCTGTAAGTCAGAGCCCCCTGAAGTAAAAGTCAAGAGCTCTAGTTCTCCTAGTCAACTGCCAGATCAGTCTCCTCTTTGTGAGACAAAGCGTAGGGATGGAAAAGTTAAGTTGCAGGATAAGTTCGGGCTCAAGCCTGACCAGAATGAGAATATTCATGCTAGCAAAAAAGACTTAACAGGAAAAAATGAAAGTAGGAAAAAAGAGAATCACGGAAAGAGGGAGCGTGATTCTCAAGAGGTTCGTGTTGAAGCCCTAAGCAAATGGGAACCATTACATGCACCCAGTAAGAATCAGTTGGCAGACTGTGATGCCGAAAGATCTTCAAAGAGGTCTCTTTTGGAAAGACCGGATCAAGAAGTGCTTGGAAAAGGGAAGTCTCAAGTTGAGATTTTGAGTCACTGCCCACGACCAGTCGCTGGTTCCCATAGAGTGAATGGAGATATGGAAGTTGATCCGTCCAAAGCTGATGATGCGTCAAAGCTGCAAAAAAAGCAATTAAAAAAGGCTGATCATCAAAATGGAACTCAGCAAATTGGTTCCAAAAACCATGCAGTTAATGGACACAGATCCAAGGAGCTCGATGCCCCTAGTCCACTTAGAAAGGATTCTTACACACATGCTGCTAACAATGCTGTTAGAGAAGCTAAAGATCTTAAGCACCTGGCTGATCGTCTCAAG AATTCTGGATCCGCTCATGAGAGCACAAATCTGTACTTCCAGGCAGCCCTTAAGTTTCTTCATGGAGCCTCTCTATTAGAATCTGGTAACAATGATAATGCAAAACATAGTGAGATGATTCAATCAAAGCAGATGTACAGTAGCACAGCAAAATTGTGCGA GTTTTGTGCCCATGAATATGAGAAATCAAAAGACATGGCTTCAGCTGCTCTGGCCTACAAATGCACGGAGGTGGCATATATGAGGGTAATATATTCTTCGCACACTAGTGCAAGCAGAGATCGGTATGAGTTGCAGACTGCCCTGCAAATGACTCCTCTTG GTGAATCTCCATCATCATCAGCCTCTGACGTTGACAATGTTAACAACTCTACAGCAGCTGACAAAGTTGCCCTATCCAAGAGTGTCAATTCACCTCATGTTGCTGGAAACCATGTTATTGCTGCACGAAGTCGTCCCAATTTTGTGAGGATACTTGGTTAT GCTCAGGATGTGAATTTTGCCATGGAAGCCTCAAGGAAATCACGGAATGCTTTTGCAGCTGCTGATGCAAGCATGGGTGTGGGTAAGAATGCCGATGGTATTTCTTCTATCAAGAAGGCTCTTGATTTTAGCTTTCAAGATGTGGAGGGGTTACTACGTCTGGTACGGCTTGCTGTGGAGGTCATTCATCGTTAA